A genomic stretch from Vallicoccus soli includes:
- a CDS encoding helix-turn-helix transcriptional regulator, translating into MPRPGATPLVGRERELSRLAAGLRAARGGRAGLVLVGGEAGVGKTRLLGALADRARAEGAAVLVGHCVDLGGAGLPYLPVVEALRGLAAASAARPALAQALARHPAAQRLTGGDRAPGPEDGAVRLQLFEAVAGLLGEAGADAPVLLELEDVHWADGSTLDLLRFLGARLADERVLVVASYRTDELHRRHPLRPLLAEARRLPVVEHLEVPPFDDDELREHLTALHGGPLPGGLLAEVARRSEGNAYYAEELLAARSGGTGGPLPDGLADVLLARVERLPAPAQEVVRTVAVAGRRVGDALLQAVAGTPAVELEAALREAVAGQVLVADGEGYAFRHALLQEAVHGDLLPGERVRRHAAFAAALQGAAGAGVAAAELAHHALAARDLPLALVAAVRAADEAAALLAPGEALRQVEQALELLPAVPAAAARDALRAPLGRLEERLRPVVLAGPADEGLRLALVAAALASRCGEPERAVAHARDAAERAPAGSPAAVAARYVLVHHLTDAEHDAEAHELAREALAQDGPPSAARTWTRAALARVALFLERYDEARAAAEEGLEVARAQGLPDAEADLLATLAVLDEGAGDVAAAARHLQASLERAVAAGDATTEVRAHYSLAAHRWYAGDVAGALAALAAGVPRSAALGLAWSPYGIELRVLQVVALAVAGDLAGSERAADLAGPAGDRPPVPVLARLAAARLHAAVARGAPDAAEQVERLRDAWHHDPQIALIAGGCEADRRTAEGDLAGALDVVQEALDAVEREWGAWSLGGIWLCALGLAALADAAARARTRGDAAALARARAQGDALLLRARTTAERGRPRAGRLGPEGRAWLRRAEAEHARLVDPAAAVPAWRAALEAFGYGHAPETARTRWRLAEALLEAGEREAAAREGTAALREARALGAEPLRRAVEALLRRGRLAPVEAPAPAPAAGPLTAREAQVLALVAQGLTNRQVGSRLRISEKTASVHVSRILAKLGVASRAEAVGAAHRRGLL; encoded by the coding sequence GTGCCGCGGCCCGGGGCGACCCCGCTCGTCGGCCGCGAGCGGGAGCTGTCCCGGCTCGCGGCCGGGCTCCGCGCCGCCCGTGGGGGGCGGGCCGGGCTCGTGCTCGTCGGGGGCGAGGCGGGCGTGGGCAAGACGCGGCTGCTGGGGGCCCTCGCCGACCGGGCCCGGGCCGAGGGTGCGGCGGTCCTGGTCGGGCACTGCGTGGACCTCGGCGGCGCCGGGCTGCCCTACCTGCCCGTGGTCGAGGCCCTGCGCGGCCTCGCCGCGGCGTCGGCGGCCCGGCCCGCGCTGGCGCAGGCCCTGGCGCGCCACCCCGCGGCGCAGCGGCTGACCGGCGGCGACCGGGCCCCCGGGCCCGAGGACGGGGCGGTGCGCCTGCAGCTCTTCGAGGCCGTCGCGGGCCTGCTCGGCGAGGCGGGCGCCGACGCGCCGGTGCTCCTGGAGCTCGAGGACGTGCACTGGGCCGACGGCTCCACGCTCGACCTGCTGCGCTTCCTCGGCGCCCGGCTCGCCGACGAGCGGGTGCTGGTCGTGGCGTCCTACCGCACCGACGAGCTGCACCGGCGCCACCCGCTGCGCCCCCTCCTGGCCGAGGCGCGCCGGCTGCCGGTCGTCGAGCACCTCGAGGTGCCGCCGTTCGACGACGACGAGCTGCGCGAGCACCTGACGGCGCTGCACGGCGGCCCGCTGCCGGGCGGGCTGCTGGCCGAGGTCGCACGGCGCAGCGAGGGGAACGCGTACTACGCCGAGGAGCTGCTCGCGGCCCGCTCCGGCGGCACCGGGGGCCCGCTCCCCGACGGCCTGGCCGACGTGCTGCTGGCCCGGGTCGAGCGGCTGCCCGCGCCGGCGCAGGAGGTGGTGCGCACCGTCGCCGTCGCCGGCCGGCGGGTGGGCGACGCGCTGCTGCAGGCCGTCGCGGGCACCCCGGCCGTGGAGCTCGAGGCCGCGCTGCGCGAGGCGGTGGCGGGGCAGGTGCTCGTGGCCGACGGCGAGGGGTACGCCTTCCGCCACGCGCTCCTGCAGGAGGCGGTGCACGGCGACCTGCTCCCCGGCGAGCGGGTGCGCCGGCACGCCGCCTTCGCCGCCGCGCTGCAGGGCGCGGCGGGCGCCGGGGTGGCCGCCGCGGAGCTGGCGCACCACGCGCTCGCCGCGCGCGACCTGCCGCTCGCCCTCGTCGCGGCGGTCCGCGCCGCCGACGAGGCCGCCGCGCTGCTCGCCCCGGGCGAGGCCCTGCGCCAGGTCGAGCAGGCCCTCGAGCTGCTGCCCGCGGTCCCCGCCGCGGCGGCGCGGGACGCCCTGCGCGCGCCGCTGGGCCGGCTCGAGGAGCGGCTGCGCCCGGTCGTCCTCGCCGGGCCCGCCGACGAGGGCCTGCGCCTGGCGCTCGTGGCCGCGGCGCTGGCCAGCCGCTGCGGCGAGCCCGAGCGCGCGGTGGCGCACGCCCGCGACGCCGCGGAGCGCGCCCCCGCGGGCTCGCCCGCCGCGGTGGCGGCGCGCTACGTCCTCGTGCACCACCTCACCGACGCCGAGCACGACGCCGAGGCGCACGAGCTCGCGCGCGAGGCGCTCGCGCAGGACGGGCCGCCGTCGGCGGCGCGCACCTGGACCCGCGCCGCCCTGGCGCGCGTCGCGCTCTTCCTCGAGCGGTACGACGAGGCCCGCGCGGCGGCCGAGGAGGGGCTGGAGGTGGCGCGCGCGCAGGGGCTACCGGACGCCGAGGCCGACCTGCTGGCGACGCTGGCCGTGCTCGACGAGGGCGCCGGGGACGTCGCGGCCGCGGCCCGGCACCTGCAGGCCTCGCTGGAGCGGGCGGTCGCCGCCGGCGACGCGACGACCGAGGTCCGCGCCCACTACAGCCTGGCCGCCCACCGGTGGTACGCCGGGGACGTCGCCGGGGCGCTCGCCGCCCTCGCCGCGGGGGTGCCGCGCTCGGCGGCCCTGGGCCTGGCCTGGAGCCCGTACGGCATCGAGCTGCGGGTGCTGCAGGTCGTCGCGCTCGCCGTGGCGGGGGACCTCGCGGGCAGCGAGCGCGCGGCCGACCTCGCCGGCCCGGCCGGGGACCGCCCGCCCGTCCCGGTGCTGGCGCGCCTCGCCGCGGCCCGGCTGCACGCGGCCGTGGCCCGGGGCGCGCCTGACGCGGCCGAGCAGGTCGAGCGGCTGCGCGACGCCTGGCACCACGACCCGCAGATCGCCCTCATCGCCGGCGGCTGCGAGGCGGACCGGCGCACCGCCGAGGGCGACCTCGCCGGGGCCCTCGACGTGGTGCAGGAGGCGCTCGACGCGGTGGAGCGGGAGTGGGGCGCCTGGTCGCTGGGCGGCATCTGGCTGTGCGCGCTCGGCCTGGCCGCCCTCGCCGACGCGGCGGCCCGCGCCCGCACCCGCGGTGACGCGGCGGCGCTGGCCCGGGCTCGGGCGCAGGGCGACGCGCTGCTGCTGAGGGCCCGGACGACCGCGGAGCGGGGGCGCCCGCGGGCCGGCCGGCTCGGGCCCGAGGGCCGGGCGTGGCTGCGCCGGGCGGAGGCGGAGCACGCGCGCCTCGTCGACCCGGCGGCCGCGGTCCCGGCGTGGCGCGCGGCGCTCGAGGCGTTCGGGTACGGCCACGCGCCCGAGACCGCCCGCACCCGCTGGCGGCTCGCCGAGGCGCTGCTCGAGGCGGGCGAGCGCGAGGCCGCGGCGCGCGAGGGCACCGCCGCGCTGCGCGAGGCGCGCGCGCTGGGGGCGGAGCCGCTGCGCCGCGCGGTGGAGGCGCTGCTGCGCCGGGGTCGGCTGGCGCCGGTCGAGGCACCGGCGCCGGCGCCGGCGGCCGGTCCGCTCACGGCGCGCGAGGCGCAGGTGCTGGCCCTCGTCGCGCAGGGCCTCACCAACCGGCAGGTCGGGAGCCGGCTGCGGATCAGCGAGAAGACGGCGAGCGTGCACGTCTCGCGCATCCTGGCCAAGCTCGGCGTCGCCAGCCGCGCGGAGGCGGTGGGCGCCGCGCACCGGCGCGGGCTGCTCTGA
- a CDS encoding 1,4-dihydroxy-2-naphthoate polyprenyltransferase, which yields MATAAQWVEGARPRTLPAAVAPVAVGTGAAVHVDGAVWWRAGVCLVVALALQVGVNYANDYSDGVRGTDADRVGPLRLVGSGAAAPAAVKRAALASFAVAAVAGLALVVASGAWALLLVGAACIAAAWYYTGGSRPYGYSGLGEVSVFVFFGLVATVGTNYVQTLDLHAAEVLGGVGCGALACAVLVANNLRDIPTDAVAGKRTLAVLLGDTRTRVLYAALVAVAALVVLAAGVLSPWSLLGLVPFALAVRPVRAVLAGASGRDLVPVLGGTGRLLLAYGLLLGLGLALG from the coding sequence ATGGCCACCGCCGCCCAGTGGGTCGAGGGGGCCCGCCCCCGCACCCTGCCCGCGGCGGTCGCCCCGGTCGCCGTCGGCACCGGCGCGGCCGTGCACGTCGACGGCGCCGTCTGGTGGCGGGCGGGCGTCTGCCTCGTCGTCGCCCTCGCGCTGCAGGTCGGCGTCAACTACGCCAACGACTACTCCGACGGCGTGCGCGGCACCGACGCCGACCGGGTCGGCCCCCTGCGGCTCGTCGGCTCCGGGGCGGCGGCCCCGGCCGCGGTGAAGCGGGCGGCCCTCGCGAGCTTCGCGGTGGCGGCGGTCGCCGGGCTCGCCCTCGTGGTGGCCTCGGGCGCCTGGGCCCTGCTGCTCGTCGGCGCCGCCTGCATCGCCGCCGCCTGGTACTACACCGGCGGCAGCCGCCCCTACGGCTACTCCGGCCTCGGCGAGGTCAGCGTCTTCGTGTTCTTCGGCCTCGTCGCGACCGTGGGCACGAACTACGTGCAGACGCTCGACCTGCACGCCGCCGAGGTGCTCGGCGGCGTCGGCTGCGGGGCGCTGGCCTGCGCGGTGCTCGTCGCGAACAACCTGCGCGACATCCCCACCGACGCGGTGGCCGGCAAGCGCACCCTCGCCGTGCTGCTCGGCGACACCCGCACCCGCGTCCTGTACGCCGCGCTCGTCGCGGTCGCCGCCCTCGTCGTGCTCGCCGCCGGGGTCCTCTCGCCCTGGTCGCTGCTCGGGCTCGTCCCGTTCGCCCTGGCGGTGCGCCCGGTGCGCGCCGTGCTCGCGGGCGCTTCCGGGCGCGACCTCGTCCCGGTGCTCGGCGGCACCGGCCGCCTCCTCCTCGCGTACGGCCTCCTGCTCGGCCTCGGGCTCGCCCTCGGCTGA
- a CDS encoding amidohydrolase family protein: protein MADSGAEVLHVRGGVLVGPDDVRPEAWVVGGRVTYERPALPARRVQPVDGWVLPGLADAHCHVGLAAHGAVDEATTEQQALTDRGTGALLLRDAGSPADTRWVQGREDLPRLVRAGRHIARPRRYLRGYAHEVEPEQLAATVREQARAGDGWVKVVGDWIDRDLGDLAPLWPRDALEAAMAAAHEEGARVTAHTFSEDALRDLLEAGIDCLEHATGLTDETLRLVVDRGVAIVPTLVNIGTFPGIAARGEAKFPRYAAHMRRLHARRYDTVRTAWEAGVPVYAGSDSGGSLPHGIVAHEVAELVRAGLPTRAALAAATWDARAWLGHPGLEEGDPADLVVLDADPREDVRVLQRPRLVVLRGRALPGAAATAVPAP, encoded by the coding sequence GTGGCTGACTCCGGCGCCGAGGTCCTGCACGTCCGCGGCGGGGTGCTCGTCGGCCCCGACGACGTCCGGCCCGAGGCCTGGGTGGTCGGGGGCCGGGTCACGTACGAGCGCCCGGCGCTCCCCGCGCGGCGCGTCCAGCCGGTCGACGGGTGGGTGCTGCCCGGCCTCGCCGACGCGCACTGCCACGTCGGCCTCGCCGCGCACGGCGCGGTCGACGAGGCGACGACGGAGCAGCAGGCGCTCACCGACCGGGGCACCGGCGCGCTGCTGCTGCGCGACGCGGGCTCCCCCGCCGACACCCGCTGGGTGCAGGGGCGCGAGGACCTGCCGCGCCTGGTGCGGGCGGGGCGGCACATCGCGCGCCCCCGGCGGTACCTGCGCGGCTACGCCCACGAGGTCGAGCCGGAGCAGCTGGCGGCCACGGTCCGCGAGCAGGCGCGGGCGGGCGACGGCTGGGTGAAGGTCGTGGGCGACTGGATCGACCGCGACCTCGGCGACCTGGCCCCGCTGTGGCCGCGCGACGCGCTCGAGGCCGCGATGGCGGCCGCCCACGAGGAGGGCGCGCGGGTCACGGCGCACACCTTCAGCGAGGACGCGCTGCGCGACCTGCTCGAGGCCGGCATCGACTGCCTCGAGCACGCCACCGGGCTCACCGACGAGACGCTGCGGCTCGTCGTCGACCGCGGCGTCGCGATCGTGCCGACGCTCGTCAACATCGGCACGTTCCCGGGCATCGCCGCGCGGGGCGAGGCGAAGTTCCCGCGCTACGCCGCGCACATGCGCCGCCTGCACGCCCGGCGGTACGACACCGTCCGCACGGCGTGGGAGGCGGGCGTGCCGGTCTACGCCGGGTCGGACTCCGGGGGCTCGCTGCCGCACGGGATCGTCGCCCACGAGGTCGCGGAGCTGGTCCGCGCCGGCCTGCCGACGCGCGCGGCGCTCGCCGCCGCGACGTGGGACGCGCGCGCGTGGCTCGGGCACCCCGGGCTCGAGGAGGGCGACCCGGCCGACCTCGTGGTGCTCGACGCCGACCCGCGCGAGGACGTGCGGGTCCTGCAGCGCCCGCGCCTCGTCGTGCTCCGCGGGCGGGCCCTCCCCGGCGCGGCCGCCACCGCCGTACCCGCCCCCTGA
- the menE gene encoding o-succinylbenzoate--CoA ligase, translated as MPPAPPAPPLAELPRDPRAALAAVARALDGGPALLALPPEPAAARALLDAVRPDEPLEHPGAALVVGTSGSTGGPKGVVLTAAALRASGAATAARVGTGRWLLALPLHHVAGLQVLCRSALAGTAPVVQDLAGGFTAAGFAAATDRLGGGPRLTSLVPTQLGRVLDDAAGRRALATYDAVLVGGAAAARPLLERAGDAGARVVTTYGMSETCGGCVYDGAPLDGVDVALRADGRITLAGPVLMAGYRLRPDLTAQVLHGGRFTTGDLGRWGADGRLEVLGRADDVLVSGGENVPLAAVEAVVAEHPGVREACAAGLADPEWGQVVGVAVVATAGDPPDLDALRALVAGRLGRAAAPRALAVVPALPLLGVGKPDRRAVAALLAAGRMPDRG; from the coding sequence GTGCCGCCCGCGCCCCCCGCGCCGCCCCTCGCCGAGCTCCCCCGCGACCCGCGCGCCGCCCTCGCCGCCGTCGCGCGCGCCCTCGACGGCGGGCCGGCGCTGCTCGCCCTGCCGCCGGAGCCGGCGGCCGCGCGGGCCCTCCTGGACGCCGTACGCCCCGACGAGCCGCTCGAGCACCCCGGTGCGGCCCTCGTCGTGGGGACGTCGGGCTCGACGGGCGGGCCGAAGGGGGTCGTCCTCACGGCCGCCGCGCTGCGCGCCTCCGGCGCCGCGACGGCCGCCCGCGTCGGCACCGGGCGCTGGCTGCTGGCGCTGCCGCTGCACCACGTCGCGGGGCTCCAGGTGCTCTGCCGGTCGGCGCTCGCCGGGACCGCGCCGGTGGTGCAGGACCTCGCCGGCGGCTTCACCGCGGCGGGCTTCGCCGCGGCGACGGACCGCCTCGGCGGCGGGCCGCGCCTCACGTCCCTCGTCCCCACCCAGCTCGGGCGCGTCCTCGACGACGCCGCGGGGCGGCGGGCCCTCGCGACGTACGACGCGGTGCTCGTCGGCGGCGCCGCCGCCGCCCGCCCCCTGCTCGAGCGGGCGGGCGACGCGGGGGCGCGGGTCGTGACGACGTACGGGATGAGCGAGACGTGCGGCGGGTGCGTCTACGACGGGGCACCGCTCGACGGGGTCGACGTCGCGCTGCGCGCCGACGGGCGGATCACCCTCGCCGGGCCGGTGCTCATGGCGGGCTACCGGCTGCGCCCCGACCTCACCGCGCAGGTGCTGCACGGCGGGCGGTTCACCACGGGCGACCTGGGGCGGTGGGGCGCGGACGGGCGCCTGGAGGTGCTCGGCCGCGCCGACGACGTGCTGGTGAGCGGCGGGGAGAACGTGCCGCTGGCCGCGGTCGAGGCGGTCGTCGCCGAGCACCCGGGCGTGCGCGAGGCGTGCGCGGCCGGGCTGGCGGACCCGGAGTGGGGGCAGGTGGTCGGGGTGGCGGTCGTCGCCACGGCGGGCGACCCGCCGGACCTCGACGCCCTGCGCGCCCTCGTGGCCGGCCGCCTGGGCCGGGCGGCGGCCCCGCGCGCGCTCGCCGTCGTCCCCGCCCTGCCGCTGCTCGGGGTCGGCAAGCCGGACCGGCGCGCCGTCGCGGCCCTGCTCGCGGCTGGCAGGATGCCGGACCGTGGCTGA
- a CDS encoding dienelactone hydrolase family protein, translating to MADGAQQNTTFPSGGTTAHGYLELPESGSGQGVVVVQEWWGLTTHVADVVRRLAAEGFVALAPDLYGGATTHDAPEAMRMMQELPPERAARDLAGAVDHLVGHPAVTSPTVGAIGFCMGGGFVLSLAAQQGERVSAAVPFYGLPQGADLTAIRGAVQGHYGEQDGSVPLDAVREAFATMRGAGVEAELHTYPAGHAFYNDEDLIGTYDPEQAGIAWGRAVAFLRDHVR from the coding sequence GTGGCCGACGGCGCGCAGCAGAACACGACCTTCCCCAGCGGCGGCACCACCGCCCACGGCTACCTGGAGCTGCCCGAGTCCGGCAGCGGCCAGGGCGTCGTGGTGGTCCAGGAGTGGTGGGGCCTCACCACGCACGTCGCGGACGTCGTGCGCCGCCTGGCCGCGGAGGGCTTCGTGGCGCTGGCGCCGGACCTCTACGGCGGGGCGACGACCCACGACGCCCCCGAGGCGATGCGCATGATGCAGGAGCTGCCGCCCGAGCGGGCCGCGCGCGACCTCGCGGGCGCGGTCGACCACCTCGTCGGGCACCCCGCGGTGACGTCCCCGACGGTGGGCGCGATCGGCTTCTGCATGGGCGGCGGCTTCGTGCTGTCGCTCGCCGCGCAGCAGGGGGAGCGCGTGTCGGCGGCGGTGCCGTTCTACGGGCTGCCGCAGGGCGCGGACCTCACCGCGATCCGCGGCGCGGTGCAGGGCCACTACGGCGAGCAGGACGGGAGCGTCCCGCTCGACGCGGTGCGCGAGGCCTTCGCGACGATGCGCGGCGCCGGGGTCGAGGCCGAGCTGCACACGTACCCGGCGGGCCACGCGTTCTACAACGACGAGGACCTCATCGGCACGTACGACCCCGAGCAGGCGGGGATCGCCTGGGGGCGGGCGGTCGCGTTCCTGCGCGACCACGTGCGCTGA
- a CDS encoding flavin-containing monooxygenase, translating into MLDVLVVGAGQAGLAVGRALADRGADLLLVDAAGAVGDSWRARWDSLRLFTSAEHDALPGRAFPAPRGSYPGKDAVAGYLAAYAQGLPVRTGTPVHRLAPAPGGFAAETPTGTVRARQVVVATGPFQVPRVPALAAGLDVPHLHTGAYRRPSDVPGRRVLVVGAANSGLQVALELARAGRVVTVAVGRRLRRVPQRPLGRDLYWWLTRTGLVTRPSDAPGPRIPDVVVGPSWRALGRELALRGRAVAARGRVVELADGPVEADAVVWATGWRTEHGWFDVPGAVRGGRLVHERGAVPVPGLHVLGLPGMRMRGSALLGFVGHDAAWVARRVLAR; encoded by the coding sequence GTGCTCGACGTGCTCGTCGTCGGCGCCGGCCAGGCCGGGCTCGCCGTGGGCCGGGCGCTGGCCGACCGCGGGGCCGACCTGCTGCTCGTGGACGCCGCCGGCGCCGTCGGCGACTCCTGGCGCGCGCGGTGGGACTCGCTGCGCCTCTTCACCTCCGCCGAGCACGACGCGCTGCCCGGGCGGGCGTTCCCCGCGCCCCGCGGGTCGTACCCGGGCAAGGACGCCGTGGCGGGCTACCTCGCGGCGTACGCGCAGGGGCTGCCGGTGCGGACCGGGACGCCGGTCCACCGGCTCGCCCCGGCACCGGGCGGCTTCGCCGCCGAGACCCCCACGGGCACGGTCCGGGCCCGCCAGGTGGTCGTCGCCACGGGGCCGTTCCAGGTCCCGCGCGTCCCGGCGCTCGCCGCGGGCCTGGACGTCCCGCACCTGCACACGGGCGCGTACCGGCGCCCGTCCGACGTGCCGGGGCGGCGCGTGCTCGTCGTCGGGGCCGCCAACAGCGGCCTGCAGGTGGCGCTGGAGCTCGCGCGCGCCGGGCGGGTCGTCACGGTCGCCGTCGGCCGACGGCTGCGCCGCGTGCCGCAGCGCCCGCTCGGGCGCGACCTCTACTGGTGGCTGACGCGCACCGGCCTCGTCACGCGCCCCTCGGACGCGCCGGGCCCGCGCATCCCCGACGTCGTCGTGGGGCCCTCGTGGCGCGCCCTGGGCCGCGAACTGGCGCTGCGCGGGAGGGCGGTCGCGGCCCGCGGGCGGGTCGTCGAGCTCGCCGACGGGCCGGTCGAGGCCGACGCCGTCGTCTGGGCCACCGGCTGGCGCACCGAGCACGGCTGGTTCGACGTGCCCGGCGCGGTGCGCGGCGGCCGCCTCGTCCACGAGCGCGGCGCGGTCCCGGTGCCCGGGCTGCACGTGCTCGGGCTCCCGGGGATGCGCATGCGCGGCTCGGCGCTCCTCGGGTTCGTCGGGCACGACGCCGCGTGGGTGGCGCGGCGGGTGCTCGCGCGATGA
- a CDS encoding 1,4-dihydroxy-2-naphthoyl-CoA synthase, translating into MVSPLFDAGSWRAVQGFDLTDVTYHRHVDLGAVRVAFDRPEVRNAFRPHTVDELYRVLDHARRSPDVGCVLLTGNGPSPKDGGWAFCSGGDQRVRGRAGYQYAAGETADTVDPARAGRLHILEVQRLVRFMPKVVICLVPGWAAGGGHSLHVVCDLTLASREHARFKQTDADVGSFDGGYGSAYLARQVGQKLAREVFFLGREYDAEAAHRMGMVNEVVPHEDLERVGVEWARAVLGKSPTAQRMLKYAFNAVDDGMVGQQVFAGEATRLAYMTDEAVEGRDAFLEKRAPDWSGFPYYY; encoded by the coding sequence GTGGTCAGCCCCCTCTTCGACGCAGGCTCCTGGCGGGCGGTGCAGGGCTTCGACCTCACCGACGTGACCTACCACCGGCACGTGGACCTCGGTGCCGTGCGGGTCGCGTTCGACCGGCCGGAGGTGCGCAACGCCTTCCGCCCGCACACCGTGGACGAGCTCTACCGGGTGCTCGACCACGCCCGGCGGTCCCCCGACGTCGGGTGCGTCCTGCTCACCGGCAACGGACCGTCGCCGAAGGACGGCGGCTGGGCGTTCTGCTCCGGCGGCGACCAGCGCGTCCGCGGACGGGCCGGCTACCAGTACGCCGCGGGCGAGACCGCCGACACCGTCGACCCCGCCCGCGCCGGGCGGCTGCACATCCTCGAGGTGCAGCGGCTCGTGCGGTTCATGCCCAAGGTCGTCATCTGCCTGGTGCCCGGCTGGGCCGCCGGCGGCGGGCACTCGCTGCACGTCGTCTGCGACCTCACCCTCGCCTCGCGCGAGCACGCCCGGTTCAAGCAGACGGACGCCGACGTGGGCTCCTTCGACGGCGGGTACGGCTCGGCGTACCTCGCCCGGCAGGTCGGCCAGAAGCTCGCCCGCGAGGTGTTCTTCCTCGGCCGCGAGTACGACGCCGAGGCCGCGCACCGCATGGGCATGGTCAACGAGGTCGTCCCGCACGAGGACCTCGAGCGGGTCGGCGTCGAGTGGGCCCGCGCGGTCCTCGGCAAGTCGCCGACGGCGCAGCGCATGCTCAAGTACGCCTTCAACGCGGTGGACGACGGCATGGTCGGCCAGCAGGTGTTCGCCGGCGAGGCGACCCGGCTGGCGTACATGACCGACGAGGCGGTCGAGGGCCGCGACGCGTTCCTCGAGAAGCGCGCCCCGGACTGGTCCGGCTTCCCGTACTACTACTGA
- a CDS encoding o-succinylbenzoate synthase translates to MSEAPGQPGQHVWALPMRTRFRGLLVREGVLLRGPAGWGEFSPFWDYGPRESAPWLRAAREAAYDGFPPPVRDRVPVNATVPAVGPERAHEVVAQSGGCTTAKVKVAEPGQGEADDLARLEAVRDALGPAGRVRIDVNGLWDVDEAVRRLPAYDRAAGGLEYVEQPCRTLDELARVRRAVDVPVAADESIRRAEDPLLVALAGAADVAVLKVQPLGGVRACLELAERCGLPVVVSSALETSVGIAAGVALAAALPELPYACGLATVQLLRHDLVDDPLLPVDGALAVRRPQPSPARLAEHDAGVDAGWRWRQRLDAVGRAAAGGGAA, encoded by the coding sequence GTGAGCGAGGCGCCCGGTCAGCCCGGTCAGCACGTGTGGGCGCTCCCGATGCGCACCCGCTTCCGCGGCCTGCTGGTCCGCGAGGGGGTCCTGCTGCGCGGGCCGGCCGGGTGGGGCGAGTTCAGCCCGTTCTGGGACTACGGCCCGCGCGAGTCCGCGCCCTGGCTGCGGGCGGCCCGCGAGGCGGCGTACGACGGCTTCCCGCCGCCGGTCCGCGACCGGGTGCCGGTCAACGCCACCGTCCCGGCGGTCGGTCCCGAGCGCGCCCACGAGGTCGTTGCGCAGTCCGGCGGCTGCACCACGGCGAAGGTGAAGGTCGCCGAGCCCGGGCAGGGCGAGGCGGACGACCTGGCCCGGCTCGAGGCGGTGCGCGACGCGCTCGGCCCGGCCGGGCGGGTGCGCATCGACGTCAACGGCCTGTGGGACGTCGACGAGGCCGTGCGGCGCCTGCCCGCGTACGACCGCGCGGCCGGCGGGCTCGAGTACGTCGAGCAGCCCTGCCGCACCCTCGACGAGCTCGCCCGGGTGCGCCGCGCCGTCGACGTGCCGGTCGCGGCGGACGAGTCGATCCGCCGGGCCGAGGACCCGCTGCTCGTGGCGCTCGCGGGGGCCGCGGACGTCGCGGTGCTCAAGGTGCAGCCGCTGGGCGGCGTACGGGCCTGCCTCGAGCTCGCCGAGCGCTGCGGCCTCCCCGTGGTCGTGTCGTCGGCGCTGGAGACGAGCGTGGGGATCGCCGCCGGCGTCGCCCTCGCCGCGGCCCTGCCCGAGCTGCCGTACGCCTGCGGGCTCGCCACCGTCCAGCTGCTGCGGCACGACCTCGTCGACGACCCGCTGCTGCCGGTCGACGGGGCCCTCGCGGTGCGCCGCCCGCAGCCGTCCCCGGCGCGGCTGGCCGAGCACGACGCGGGGGTCGACGCGGGCTGGCGGTGGCGCCAGCGCCTGGACGCGGTCGGGCGCGCCGCCGCCGGGGGCGGCGCCGCGTGA